A genomic window from Pecten maximus chromosome 4, xPecMax1.1, whole genome shotgun sequence includes:
- the LOC117326439 gene encoding basic proline-rich protein-like: MGVLFYERSMGNHHKNFSPPPKNPPPNPNPHPPTPPPSNPHQTTPNPPHYPPTNPTTPPHPNPPTHPTPNHPKPTPPPPTPPHPGTPQPKTPPPHPTPQPHQPHPNPPKKPTSPHHLQPHPNFPPPHPPHTPKTSPTPIPHPQLSPNILHLPPPPIPPPTPNPKPTTRPTRTGGPPEGPPPARPPTPTRAPQPKSPTAGAPTPETPTPRGGPTPESAPARRAPQNPDRGQRPDEAPTPTGPPPRTGPPRDEGKSTSPPPRRGPQPDDPQNREGAPPSEGPKARGPNNPHHTTPTPKRKKTKAHPKPPHTPHHKTPPHTPTKPHPHTPPHTPTPTGATPETPPPPPTTGDPTRRGSQRGPKAKGGRGKRKRERRPNQQPPPADEAHQQKPPPADERPPPERGPTRRGPPTPGRGPTSDRAHPTREKKGEGQGGGKSRREKQRQRENPEAKKGKAPTPESPPPDEGPTTGGPQNPNPKQLTPQRK; encoded by the exons ATGGGGGTCTTGTTTTATGAGAGGTCTAT GGGAAACCACCACAAAAATTTTTCCccacccccaaaaaacccaccCCCAAACCcaaacccccaccccccaacccCTCCCCCATCCAACCCACACCAAaccacccccaaccccccccaCTACCCCCCCACCAACCCcaccaccccaccccaccccaacccccCAACCCACCCCACCCCAAACCACCCAAAACCCACCCCCCCACCACCAACCCCCCCTCACCCAGGCACCCCACAACCCAAAACCCCACCACCACACCCCACCCCCCAGCCCCACCAACCCCAcccaaaccccccaaaaaaacccacatCTCCCCACCACCTACAACCCCACCCAAATTTCCCACCACCACACCCACCTCACACCCCCAAAACAAGCCCCACCCCTATTCCCCACCCCCAACTATCCCCCAACATCCTACATCTCCCACCACCGCCCATCCCCCCAccaacccccaaccccaaaCCCACGACGAGGCCAACCAGGACAGGGGGCCCACCGGAGGGCCCCCCACCCGCGAGGCCCCCCACCCCGACGAGGGCCCCCCAGCCAAAGAGCCCCACCGCCGGGGCGCCCACCCCCGAGACGCCAACCCCGAGGGGGGGCCCCACCCCCGAGAGCGCCCCCGCCCGACGAGCGCCCCAAAACCCCGACAGGGGCCAACGCCCGGACGAGGCCCCCACCCCGACGGGGCCCCCACCCCGGACGGGGCCCCCACGCGACGAGGGGAAAAGCACGAGCCCCCCACCCCGACGAGGCCCCCAGCCCGACGACCCCCAAAACAGGGAGGGAGCGCCCCCCAGCGAGGGGCCCAAAGCCCGAGGGCCAAACAACCCCCACCACACGACCCCCACCCCAAAGAGGAAAAAAACCAAGGCCCACCCAAAACCCCCCCACACCCCACACCACAAAACCCCACCCCACACCCCCACCAAACCCCACCCCCACACCCCACCccacacccccacccccacagGGGCCACCCCCGAGACCCCCCCACCACCCCCCACCACCGGGGACCCCACACGACGAGGAAGCCAAAGGGGCCCCAAAGCCAAAGGGGGAAGGGGAAAGAGGAAACGGGAAAGGCGCCCCAACCAGCAACCCCCACCAGCCGACGAGGCCCACCAGCAAAAGCCCCCACCCGCCGACGAGCGCCCACCCCCCGAGAGGGGCCCCACCAGGAGGGGGCCCCCAACCCCCGGGAGGGGGCCCACCAGCGACAGAGCCCACCCCACGCGGGAAAAAAAAGGAGAGGGCCAAGGAGGAGGAAAAAGCCGGAGAGAGAAACAGCGACAAAGGGAAAACCCCGAAGCGAAAAAGGGAAAGGCCCCCACCCCGGAGAGCCCCCCCCCCGACGAGGGGCCCACCACCGGGGGGCCCCAAAACCCAAACCCCAAACAACTCACCCCCcagagaaaataa